One stretch of Punica granatum isolate Tunisia-2019 chromosome 5, ASM765513v2, whole genome shotgun sequence DNA includes these proteins:
- the LOC116208919 gene encoding cyanidin 3-O-galactoside 2''-O-xylosyltransferase FGGT1-like produces the protein MLHIAMYPWFAFGHLTSFLHLANKLALKGHRISFFSPSKSLLRLEPFNRHPDGIALIPVAVPNIHGLPVGSETTADVPFSLRPLIMTAMDLTRPFIEASLRSLKPDFVFFDFAHWVPALSRELGIKSIHYYTISAATVAYIMTREGIRDHERCLTEADLTEPPVGFPTSSIKLSAHEARELAAGSLREFGSGISLLERQVTSWKDSDAIAFKSCREIEGSYCDYLQLHFNKPLLLAGPVMPEPPNRDLKETWVQWLNSFEPRSVIFCALGSECILKTNEFQELVLGLEITNRPFLVALKPPAGATTVESALPSGFLDRVKDRAIVHGGWVEQNLILQHPSVGFFVTHCGSGSLSEAMISDCQMVLLPHAGDQFINARVIAGSLKVGVEVEKLEDGSFTRDGVCKAVRCVMDEDSEVGNEVRVNHMKWKEFLLRDGLEESYINEFVKRLHTLLE, from the coding sequence ATGCTTCACATAGCAATGTATCCATGGTTTGCCTTTGGCCATCTCACCTCATTCCTCCACTTAGCCAACAAGCTGGCTCTTAAAGGCCATAGGATTTCCTTCTTCTCGCCCTCCAAATCCTTATTGAGGCTCGAGCCGTTTAATCGTCACCCTGATGGCATAGCCTTGATTCCTGTTGCAGTTCCAAATATTCACGGCCTCCCTGTTGGCTCCGAGACAACAGCTGATGTTCCCTTCTCGTTGCGACCGTTAATCATGACTGCTATGGACCTTACGCGGCCTTTCATTGAAGCTTCCCTTCGTTCCCTCAAGCCAGACTTCGTGTTCTTCGATTTCGCCCACTGGGTACCGGCTCTTTCTCGTGAACTGGGGATCAAGTCAATCCATTATTACACGATTAGTGCTGCCACCGTCGCCTACATCATGACAAGAGAGGGCATCCGCGACCACGAGAGGTGTTTGACGGAGGCTGATCTTACTGAGCCTCCGGTAGGTTTCCCGACTTCATCGATCAAGCTCAGTGCACATGAAGCTCGGGAATTGGCTGCAGGGAGTTTGAGAGAATTCGGGAGTGGGATTTCACTCCTAGAACGACAAGTGACATCATGGAAGGATTCGGATGCCATTGCTTTCAAAAGTTGCAGAGAGATCGAAGGTTCGTACTGCGATTATCTCCAGCTCCATTTTAACAAGCCATTACTTCTCGCCGGGCCTGTAATGCCAGAGCCACCCAATCGTGACTTGAAAGAAACATGGGTCCAATGGTTAAATAGTTTCGAACCCAGGAGTGTAATATTCTGTGCATTGGGGAGCGAGTGCATTCTGAAGACGAATGAATTTCAAGAATTGGTTTTAGGCCTGGAGATCACAAATAGGCCATTCCTCGTCGCTCTGAAGCCACCTGCTGGAGCAACGACGGTGGAATCTGCATTGCCTTCGGGGTTCCTAGACCGAGTGAAGGACAGGGCAATTGTTCATGGGGGCTGGGTTGAACAGAACTTGATCTTGCAGCATCCTTCCGTGGGGTTCTTCGTGACCCACTGTGGGTCGGGGTCGCTCTCAGAAGCTATGATAAGTGACTGCCAGATGGTGCTTCTGCCTCATGCCGGCGACCAGTTCATCAACGCGAGGGTCATCGCCGGAAGTCTGAAAGTCGGGGTGGAAGTCGAGAAGTTGGAAGATGGATCATTCACAAGGGATGGTGTTTGCAAGGCTGTAAGGTGCGTTATGGATGAAGACAGCGAGGTGGGAAATGAGGTGAGGGTTAATCACATGAAATGGAAGGAGTTTCTTCTCAGAGATGGCCTTGAGGAATCCTACATAAATGAATTTGTTAAGAGGttgcacactctcttggaATGA